TGCGCCGGTCGATGAGCGCGGCGATGTCCGGGACCTCGGCCGCGATCTGGGTGGTGTACCGGCCGTCGGTGGCGATGCGTGCGCTGCGGTCACTGCCCACCAGCAGGGCCGCGTTCGAACCGGAGAACCCGGAGAGGTAGCGGATGTTGGTGAGGTCGGTGAGCAGCATCGCGTCCAGGCGCCGCGCGGCGAGCTCCGTGGCCAGCTGACGCCGGCGGGTGTCAAAGCGGTTGTCTGCGAATACCATGCACCCACACTACCCAGCCGGGGCGGGCACTAGGGCGTGAAATACCCCAGCGCCGCGAGGTAACCGTAGGAACCCAGGCCGGCGATGACCCCGCGGGCGATCGGCGAGAGGTAGGAGTGCTGGCGGAACGGCTCCCTGGCGTGCACGTTGGTCAGGTGCACCTCGACGAAGCCGTCGCCGTCGGCGATCTCCGCGAGGGCGTCGCGAAGCGCCACTGACGTGTGGGTGAAGCCGCCGGGGTTGATGATCACCGGCCAGCCGTGGTCCGCGGCCTCGTGGACCGAGTCGATGAGTTCGCCCTCGTGGTTGGACTGGCGGAAGTCGACGGTGAGACCGAGCTCGCCCGCGCGCGCGGCGCACGCCTGCTCGACGTCGGCGAGCGTGGCGGTTCCGTAGACCTCCGGCTGGCGTTTGCCCAGCCGGTTGAGGTTGGGGCCGTTGAGGATCATCACGGTAGTACTCATTGTCTGCGGCTTCCTTTAGCTAGTGATGCGGTCGTAGGCGGCGCGCAGCTCGTCGAGCCCCGGGCCCTGGATGCGGGTGGTGCGCCCGACCTCGCCGTCGAGGGCGACGAAACGGAGACGGCCGTCGCGGTTCTTTTTGTCCCGGGTCATCACCCGGTAGAGGTCGTCGAAGCGGCCGGGCTCATAGGTGGTGGGCAGGCCCACGGACTCCAGCACCGCGCGGTGGCGGGCGAGCAGGTCGTCGTCGATGAGCCCGCGGGCGTGGGAGAGCTCCGCGATGAACATCATGCCCACGGCGACGGCGTTGCCGTGGCGCCAGCGGTAGTTCTCGAAGTGCTCGACGGCGTGACCGAAGGTGTGGCCGTAGTTGAGAATCTCCCGCTCCCCGGCCTCCTTGAGGTCGGCCGAGACCACGCGGGCCTTGACGGCGACGGAACGGTAGATGAGCTCCGCCATCCGCGCCGAGGGCTCGAGGCATTCGCGCACGTTCTCCTCGTAGTGACGCAGGATTTCTTCGTCGGCGATGAATCCGGTCTTGATGATCTCCGCCGAGCCGGCGCTGACGTCCTCCTCACCGAGGGTGTAGAGCCGGTCGAGGTCGATGAACACCGCGTGGGGTTCGTGGAAGGCGCCGACGAGGTTCTTGCCCGCGGCGGTGTTGAAACCGGTCTTGCCGCCGACCGCGGCGTCGACCATGGCCAGCAGCGTGGTGGGCACGAGGACGACATCCACCCCGCGCATCCACGTGGCGGCCACAAAACCCGCGAGATCGGTGGCCGCTCCCCCGCCGAGGCCGATGATGAGGTCTCGGCGACCGAACGCCTCCGCACCGAGCGCATCCCACAGCTGGGTGGCGGTCTCGACGGTCTTGCCGTCCTCGGCGTCCGGGGTGGCCAGCAGGTGCACGGTGGTGCCCGAGGCGCCGATCTCCTCGGCCAGTTCGCGGGCCACGGCCGCCAGCGTGGGCTGGTGGATGATGGCCACCTGCGCCGCGCCGTGCGCGCGCACCTTGGCGGCCACCGAGCCGGTGAGGCGGTGGCCGATGGTGACTTCGTAGGGATTCGGGCCGGTGACGGTGATCGTCTGCATGGTTCTCGGTGCTCCTTTACGTGTCAGATGGTCTCGAGGAAACCGAGGATCTCGGCGACCAGGCCGGGGGGCGTCTTTTCGTCGCTACGCACGCGGTAGTCAGACACCTCACGGTAGTAGTCCTCCCGGCTCTCCAGCAGGCGACGGTAGTGCGCGCGCGGGTCCTCCGCCTGCAGCACCGGGCGGGAATCCTCATTGCGCGTGCGCCGGAATCCCTCCTCGGCGCTGACGTCGATCCACACGACGGTGTGGTTGAGCAGCTGCGCGCGGGTCGCCGCGGAGAGCACGGCGCCGCCGCCGAGGCTGACCACCCCGCCCGACTTCAGCGCGGTGGCCACCGCCTCCTCCTCCAGCGCACGGAACGCCGGCTCACCGAGCTCAGTGAACACCTGGCCGCAGGACTTCTGCTGCGACTGCTCGATGATGTGGTCGGAGTCCACCAGCGTGAGGCTCAGGGCCCGCGCCAATCGGCGCCCGATCGACGACTTCCCCGCCCCGGGCGGTCCGACAAGCACGATTACGGGCGTGGTGGGACACATGTTCGCCACGGTCTCTACCTCTGTGTTGGGCATGTCCCTACTCTCCGAAGCGCAGTCGCTGCCGCACGTACGCAGTATACGAATCAATGTTGCGCTGGGTCTCCGCGAGCGAGTCGCCGCCGAACTTCTCCAGCACGGCGCGGGCCAGCACGAGCGCGACCATCGCCTCGGCGACCACGCCCGCCGCGGGGACCGCGCACACGTCGGAGCGCTGGTGGATACCCGTGGCAGCCGAACCGTCCTTCATGTCCACGGTCTTCAGAGCCCGGGGCACGGTGGAGATGGGTTTCATGGCCGCGCGCACACGCAGGACCTGGCCGTTGGTCATGCCGCCCTCGAGGCCGCCGGCGCGGTTGCTCAGCCGGTCCACGCCGTCCTCGGTGCGCACCATCTCGTCGTGCGCCTCGGAGCCGCGGCGCCGGGCCTCCTCGAAGCCGTCGCCGATCTGCACGCCCTTGATGGCCTGGATGCCCATGAGCGCGGCGGCGAGCTGGGCGTCCAACCGGTCGTCGCCCGAGATGTGTGATCCCAGGCCGATGGGCAGGCCCTCGACCACGACCTCGACGATGCCGCCGAGGGTGTCACCGGCCTTCTTCGCGGCGTCGATGGCCGCGACCATGGACTCACCCGCCGCGGCGTCGAAAGCGCGGGTGGGGTTGTCGTCGATCGCGTCGATGTCGGCCGCCGTGGGTGCCGGGCCGGTGTAGGGCTCGGACTCGCCGATGGAGATGACGTGGGAGATGACCTCCACGCCGAGGGTCTCGCGCAGGAAGGACCGCGCGACGGTGGCGGCGGCGACCCGGGCGGCGGTCTCGCGCGCGGAGGAGCGCTCGAGGATCGGCCGGGCCTCGTCGACGCCGTACTTCACCATGCCGGCGAAGTCGGCGTGCCCGGGGCGCGGGCGGGTGAGCTGGGCGCCGCGCCCGGAGTTCATGGCCTGGGCGATCTCGGGATCCTCCAGGTCCACCGCCTCCGGCGACATGATGGTGGTCCACTTCGGCCACTCCGAGTTGCCGATGAGAATGGAGATGGGGCTGCCCATGGTCAACCCGTGACGCACTCCCGTAAGCAGGGTCAACTCGTCGGCCTCGAACTTCATGCGTGCGCCGCGGCCGTAGCCCAGGCGCCGGCGGGCGAGCTGCCGGGAGATCTCCCCGGCATCGACGGGCACGCCGGCGGGCATGTGTTCGATCATGGCCACCAGGGCCTGGCCGTGTGATTCCCCTGCGGTAGTCCAACGAAGCATTACCCCAGTATCCCACGGCCCGCGCCACGCTGCGGAATTGACCTCGTCTAGTCACCACACCACACCCACCGCGAGCGCGACGGCGGCCACGACGATCATCGGTGGGCCGTGCGCGGTCGCGGGCTGCTTATCGACGACCCCTGCCACCACTCCGGCCAGCCCGGCCAGGCCGATGGCGGCGAGAACGCCCGCCACACCCGCCGCCGCGGCCACGAGAATGCCCAGCGTGACGGCCAGTTTGATATCCCCTCCCCCGACCCCGCCGACGAGCAGACCGACCACCAGGTAGAGCGCCGGCCAGAGCAGCCCGGCGAGCAGCACCCCGGGGGCGAGGAGCGCTGAAGTGACCAGCGCGGAGGCCGCGACGGGCAGGGTGAGGGGGTCGGGAAGGCGGTGGGAACGGGCGTCGACAAGCATCAGGGACGCACCCCAGCAGCACAGCACCGGGGCGGAGAGACAGACGGTGACCCACATGGGGTCTGACGCTAGGACACCTGCGCGAGGGACAGGAGGAGGGCGTCCCACATCTGTGGATAAGGTGCGGCGCGGCCCGTGAAAAGCTCGAACTGTGGATAAGCCTGGTGCGCGAGCATCACGTGTCCACCCACTGTGGGATAACCGTTGCTGGCGGCGCTGACGGTCAGCGGCGTGGGCCAGGGATCGTAGATGACGTCGAGGATCGGCGCGTGGCCGAGCGACGATTCATGCCCGGCCAGTCCGGCGGAGGGGACGGTGGAGACGATGAGATCATTCGCCCTACTCAGGGAGAGGAGGTCGGCCGAGAAGTCGACGTAGGTGACGTTGAGCCCGCGGTGAGCGACGAGGTCGCCGAGCTCCGCCGAGCGGTCCGAGCGGTTGAGCACGGTGATGTCGGTGACCCCGGCGTCGGCGAGGGCCCACAGCGCGGGCCGGGCCGTCCCGCCGGCGCCGATGATCACGGCGGAGGTGACGCGGGAGAGGTCGCCCCGGAAGAGCTCGGAGAGTGCGCCGGTGACCCCGTCGACGTCGGTGTTGTCGGCGAACCATCCCGCACCGCGGCGCACCAGGGTGTTGGCGGAGCCGATGAGGCGCGCGCGCTCGGAGACCTCGTCGGCGAGCTCCAGCGCCGCGAACTTCCCCGGCATGGTCACGGAGAAACCGAC
This sequence is a window from Corynebacterium doosanense CAU 212 = DSM 45436. Protein-coding genes within it:
- the aroC gene encoding chorismate synthase → MLRWTTAGESHGQALVAMIEHMPAGVPVDAGEISRQLARRRLGYGRGARMKFEADELTLLTGVRHGLTMGSPISILIGNSEWPKWTTIMSPEAVDLEDPEIAQAMNSGRGAQLTRPRPGHADFAGMVKYGVDEARPILERSSARETAARVAAATVARSFLRETLGVEVISHVISIGESEPYTGPAPTAADIDAIDDNPTRAFDAAAGESMVAAIDAAKKAGDTLGGIVEVVVEGLPIGLGSHISGDDRLDAQLAAALMGIQAIKGVQIGDGFEEARRRGSEAHDEMVRTEDGVDRLSNRAGGLEGGMTNGQVLRVRAAMKPISTVPRALKTVDMKDGSAATGIHQRSDVCAVPAAGVVAEAMVALVLARAVLEKFGGDSLAETQRNIDSYTAYVRQRLRFGE
- a CDS encoding shikimate dehydrogenase — translated: MEIRHRAAVLGSPIEHSRSPVMHNSGYRALGLDDWEYSRIEVDAAGLAATVRGADPSFVGFSVTMPGKFAALELADEVSERARLIGSANTLVRRGAGWFADNTDVDGVTGALSELFRGDLSRVTSAVIIGAGGTARPALWALADAGVTDITVLNRSDRSAELGDLVAHRGLNVTYVDFSADLLSLSRANDLIVSTVPSAGLAGHESSLGHAPILDVIYDPWPTPLTVSAASNGYPTVGGHVMLAHQAYPQFELFTGRAAPYPQMWDALLLSLAQVS
- a CDS encoding shikimate kinase; amino-acid sequence: MPNTEVETVANMCPTTPVIVLVGPPGAGKSSIGRRLARALSLTLVDSDHIIEQSQQKSCGQVFTELGEPAFRALEEEAVATALKSGGVVSLGGGAVLSAATRAQLLNHTVVWIDVSAEEGFRRTRNEDSRPVLQAEDPRAHYRRLLESREDYYREVSDYRVRSDEKTPPGLVAEILGFLETI
- the aroQ gene encoding type II 3-dehydroquinate dehydratase — encoded protein: MSTTVMILNGPNLNRLGKRQPEVYGTATLADVEQACAARAGELGLTVDFRQSNHEGELIDSVHEAADHGWPVIINPGGFTHTSVALRDALAEIADGDGFVEVHLTNVHAREPFRQHSYLSPIARGVIAGLGSYGYLAALGYFTP
- the aroB gene encoding 3-dehydroquinate synthase, which produces MQTITVTGPNPYEVTIGHRLTGSVAAKVRAHGAAQVAIIHQPTLAAVARELAEEIGASGTTVHLLATPDAEDGKTVETATQLWDALGAEAFGRRDLIIGLGGGAATDLAGFVAATWMRGVDVVLVPTTLLAMVDAAVGGKTGFNTAAGKNLVGAFHEPHAVFIDLDRLYTLGEEDVSAGSAEIIKTGFIADEEILRHYEENVRECLEPSARMAELIYRSVAVKARVVSADLKEAGEREILNYGHTFGHAVEHFENYRWRHGNAVAVGMMFIAELSHARGLIDDDLLARHRAVLESVGLPTTYEPGRFDDLYRVMTRDKKNRDGRLRFVALDGEVGRTTRIQGPGLDELRAAYDRITS
- a CDS encoding prepilin peptidase, whose translation is MWVTVCLSAPVLCCWGASLMLVDARSHRLPDPLTLPVAASALVTSALLAPGVLLAGLLWPALYLVVGLLVGGVGGGDIKLAVTLGILVAAAAGVAGVLAAIGLAGLAGVVAGVVDKQPATAHGPPMIVVAAVALAVGVVW